The following coding sequences are from one Humulus lupulus chromosome X, drHumLupu1.1, whole genome shotgun sequence window:
- the LOC133805487 gene encoding uncharacterized protein LOC133805487, whose amino-acid sequence MDKEWMSADRMSVEYIKGVDEFLKFSLDHAKDPNYICCPCSKCGNMKKMTATIIKEHLYFHGIDKSYKIWYWHGEELHVTPDPPMMNEYRNYRQLDREDNLDEMIDDAYYESEVDPVKFENLLNDAEKPIYSGCTKFSKLSALLRLYNIKAKNGWSDKSFTELLVFLKDLLPEENEVPVSFYEAKKTMCSIGLQYEKIHACPNDCILYRNSLVDANSCPTCGVSRWQKKRNLEEVKEGVPAKVLWYIPPIPRLIRFYRNVDHAKNLTWHANERIKDGRLRHPADSPAWKTVDFEWPSFANEPRNIRLALSTDGINPHTSLSSKYSCWPVMLVIYNLPPWLCMKRKFTLLTLLISGPKQPGNDIDVYLAPLIDDLKTLWNEGVRAYDAYRKEEFTLRAVLLWTINDFPAYGNLSGYSVKGYKACPICEEKTFSQYLKHSRKVCYMGHRKFLPRRHYFRTWKNAFNGEQEFGLAPVPLTGNQVLNKVSVIHFKVGKPIVCPIKKKKGRGKSVGKDKTEVSLTSADESTSPWKKKSIFFELEYWEKLLLRHNLDVMHIEKNVCDSLIGTLLNIPSKSKDGIKARKDLAALGLRKNLHPKAGPNRTFLPAACYTLTKDEKKELCNCLYNIKVPEGYSSNIRTLVDMKNLNLVGMKSHDCHVLFQHILPVAIRGVLPRKVREIITRMCLFFKYLCCKTIDVSTLDNLQVEIAIILCYLERFFPPSFFDIMVHLTVHLVREIKLCGPVYLRWMYPFERYMKILKSYVRNRSRPEGCIVECYIAEEAIEFCSEYLHGVTSVGDQSTLNKSNGGYGGKGGVICSITQDERHEAHCLVLQNIDEIQPYIENHFVWLRKKYPSKSKNQKWIQDEHYRTFSTWLENKVAIEVTHTSCHVSDIVKWISRGPSLNVFKYPSYIVNGTQFNTLERDNVRTTQNSGVCIVAKTVQISSSKDKNPVECDMTFYGVIQEIWELDYTTTRVPVFLCDWVKSDKGIKVDDLGFTSVDLNRIGHKNDRFIMATQAKLVFYVNDPSDKQWSVVVPTQPIDWRDKENDVHDLPLLQQPVTIPEPQLTEYPIDDGVDDDDICLRFDGDDVWVDHIL is encoded by the exons ATGGACAAAGAATGGATGTCAGCTGATAGGATGTCAGtagaatatataaaaggggtcgatgagtttcttaaatttagtttggatcatgccaaagatccaaactatatttgttgtccttgtagtaagtgtggaaatatgaaaaagatgactgcCACAATAATAAAAGAGCACTTATATTTCCACgggatagacaaaagttataaaatatggtattggcatggTGAAGAGCTTCATGTTACTCCGGACCCTCCTATGATGAATGAATATCGGAATTATAGGCAATTGGATCGTGAGGATaatttagatgaaatgattgacgatgcATATTATGAATCAGAAGTAGATCCCGTTAAGTTTGAAAATCTTCTTAATGACGCTGAAAAGCCGATTTACTCTGGTTGCACTAAATTTTCAAAGTTGTCAGCCCTTCTTAGATTGTACAATATAAAAGCCAAAAATGGATGGAGTGATAAGAGTTTCACGGAATTGTTAGTTTTTTTGAAAGATTTACTGCCTGAAGAAAACGAGGTGCCCGTATCATTTTACGAGGCTAAGAAAACTATGTGCTCAATAGgcttgcaatatgaaaaaatacatgcttgtcctaatgattgcatattatatcggaATAGCCTTGTAGATGCGAattcgtgtcctacttgtggtgtgtccagatggcaaaagaaaaggaatttAGAGGAAGTTAAGGAAGGAGTACCAGCAAAAGTTTTGTggtatattcctccaattcctcgTTTGATTCGATTTTATCGAAATGTTGATCATGCTAAGAATTTGACTTGGCATGCGAATGAGAGAATAAAGGACGGTAGACTTAGACATCCTGCTGACTCACCAGCGTGGAAGACAGTGGATTTTGAATGGCCTTCATTTGCCAATGAACCTAGAAATATTCGTCTAGCTCTTTCTACGGATGGAATTAATCCTCATACTTCTCTcagtagtaagtatagttgttggcctgttatgctagtCATATATAATTTACCGCCATGGCTTTGTATGAAAAGGAAGTTTACCTTACTGACCTTGCTGATAtctggacctaaacaacctggtaacgaTATTGACGTCTACTTAGCTCCCCTAattgatgacttgaaaactttatgGAATGAAGGAGTTAGGGCTTATGATGCATACCGAAAAGAAGAATTTACCCTTCgagcggtgttgttatggacaATCAACGACTTCcccgcttatggaaatttatctggttacagtgtaaaaggatacaaagcttgtcctatttGTGAGGAGAAGACTTTCTCTCAATATTTGAAACATTCTCGCAAGGTGTGCTATATGGGACATAGAAAATTCTTGCCCCGGAGACATTATTTTAGAACTTGGAAAAATGCATTCAATGGTGAACAAGAGTTTGGTTTGGCTCCAGTTCCTTTGACTGGGAATCAAGTACTTAATAAGGTATCTGTAATTCATTTTAAGGTAGGAAAACCTATTGTTTGTCCaattaagaagaagaagggtcGTGGAAAGAGTGTTGGCAAGGATAAGACTGAAGTTAGTTTGACTAGTGCGGATGAGTCTACAAGTCCTTGGAagaaaaaatcaattttctttgagCTTGAATATTGGGAAAAGTTACTTTTGCGACATAATTTAGATGtcatgcacattgagaaaaatgtgtgtgatagtctaatAGGAACTTTGTTAAATATTCCAAGTAAAAGTAAGGACGGTATTAAAGCTCGGAAAGACTTGGCTGCATTGGGCTTGCGAAAAAACCTACATCCAAAAGCTGGCCCTAATAGAACATTTTTACCGGCAGCTTGTTACACACTCACTAAGGATGAGAAAAAAGAACTTTGCAATTGTCTATACAATATTAAAGTTCCAGAAGGGTATTCTTCAAACATAAGAACGTTGGTGGATATGAAGAATTTGAATTTGGTCGgcatgaaatctcatgattgtcatgtccTATTCCAACACATTCTACCTGTGGCTATTCGTGGTGTGCTACCTAGAAAGGTTCGAGAAATAATCACACGAATGTGTTTGTTTTTCAAGTATTTATGTTGTAAGACGATTGACGTTTCAACGTTAGACAATTTACAAGTGGAGATTGCTATAATCTTGTGTTACTTAGAGCGATTCTTCCCACcttctttttttgacataatggtgcATCTTACAGTCCATTTGGTTAGAGAGATTAAACTATGCGGAcctgtttatttaagatggatgtatccctttgagcgatacatgaagattcttaagagttatgttagaaatagaagtagacccgaaggatgtattgttgaatgctatattgcagaagaaGCCATTGAATTTTGTTCAGAATACTTGCATGGTGTGACAAGCGTGGGCGATCAATCTACATTAAATAAAAGTAATGGTGGTTATGGTGGAAAAGGTGGTGTTATATGCTCAATAACTCAAGATGAAAGACATGAAGCACACTGTCTTGTATTGCAAAATATTGATGAGATTCAACCTTACATCGA GAATCATTTTGTTTGGCTTCGGAAAAAATATCCATCTAAGTCAAAGAACCAAAAATGGATCCAAGATGAACACTATCGTACGTTTAGTACTTGGTTAGAGAACAAG GTTGCAATTGAAGTGACCCACACGTCGTGTCATGTGTCAGACAtagttaagtggatttctcgTGGTCCTTCTCTGAATGTGTTTAAGTACCCATCATACATCGTCAACGGTACTCAATTCAATACTTTGGAACGAGATAATGTAAgaaccacacagaatagtggagtttGTATTGTAGCAAAAACTGTGCAAATCTCTAGTTCAAAGGACAAAAATCCTGTAGagtgtgatatgacattttatggagtAATCCAAGAAATTTGGGAATTAGATTATACTACAACTAGAGTGCCGGTCTTCttatgtgattgggtgaaaagtgacaaggGAATAAAGGTTGATGATTTAGGTTTTACTTCAGTTGATTTaaatcgaattgggcacaaaAATGATCGTTTCATAATGGCAACACAAGCCAAACTAgttttttatgtgaatgatccatcAGACAAGCAATGGTCAGTCGTGGTTCCTACTCAACCGATAGATTGGAGAGACAAAGAGAATGATGTACATGACTTACCACTCCTTCAACAACCTGTCACAATTCCCGAACCACAGCTTACCGAATACCCTATTGATGATGGTGTAGATGACGATGATATTTGTTTGCGTTTTGATGGTGACGATGTATGGGTTGATCATATACTGTGA
- the LOC133804062 gene encoding uncharacterized protein LOC133804062: MADPGGFDDDCPLPGLDDDCPLPGLENNVGQEENDDTAIVHVRSVRGLCTMPDIAKMRSEGVKVPIKFNEYGQVIGTMRSKLGSMIGSTIKRCASITHASWDKVPKSDKEKFWEIIKATFDIDHKSKRKIMSRAAKRWRSFKSHLTKVCIYDVLDANPTIKTFNMPRGYSQLITKTEWDEFCVSRMTDDWKKIRKIHQDRRKKNKHNHHMSRGGYLLALERLQQKIFGLEVSEIDRSQLWLAGHSNKKGEPVGTEATSVARNIVSVLHFI, encoded by the exons ATGGCTGATCCAGGAGGTTTTGATGATGATTGTCCACTTCCTGGACTTGATGATGATTGTCCACTTCctggacttgaaaataatgttgGTCAGGAGGAGAATGATGACACTGCTATAGTGCATGTGAGATCTGTTAGGGGACTATGTACCATGCCCGACATAGCCAAAATGCGAAGTGAAGGTGTTAAGGTACCGATCAAGTTCAATGAATATGGACAAGTGATTGGTACAATGAGATCAAAATTGGGATCAATGATCGGATCAACTATCAAGAGGTGTGCTTCAATCACACACGCGAGTTGGGATAAAGTTCCTAAATCAGACAAAGAAAAATTTTGGGAAATCATTAAG GCTACATTTGACATAGACCATaaatcaaaaagaaaaattatgtcaAGGGCGGCAAAACGATGGAGATCATTCAAATCCCATCTGACTAAGGTATGCATCTATGATGTACTTGATGCAAATCCGACCATCAAGACGTTCAATATGCCAAGAGGTTACTCACAGTTGATCACTAAAACAGAATGGGATGAGTTCTGTGTTTCACGCATGACTGATGAttggaagaaaataagaaaaatacatcaagatcgtcgaaaaaaaaataaacacaacCATCATATGTCACGAGGtgggtatttgttggcactgGAAAGGCTGCAACAAAAAATTTTTGGACTCGAGGTGTCTGAAATCGACAGGTCACAGTTGTGGTTGGCgggacattctaacaaaaagggtGAGCCGGTTGGTACCGAGGCAACAAGCGTAGCTCGCAACATAGTAAGTGTACTACATTTTATATGA